The Roseiconus lacunae genomic sequence CACCGCCGGCAAGATACAAGCCTTCGAGATCTTTGCGGCGGTTGCCTGGCTTGAACGCTCCGGTAAATTTGCCGTGGCTAGCCAAGCCATAGATCGCGCCGTTTAAGACTCGATAGCGATTGTGAATTCCTTCGGGCGTCAGTGAAGCTTCGTAGACGATCGCATCGCGAATCCCTTTGGTGCCCGCACAAGATTCCAGTTTGTCCAGGATGACCTCGCGGTATTCGGGAAGCATCTTTTTCCAATCGTGATGCTCTCGCAAGTATGGCGTGTGAACCAGGATATAAAGTGCCTCGCAACCTTCCGGGGCGACATCGGGTTCGGAGATCGCAGGGGCACAGACGTAGGCCGTCGGGTCCGGTGCTGGCTCGCCCCGATCGTAGATGTACTCGAATTCTTTTTCGGGATCTTTCGAGAAAACAAAATTGTGGTGCAACAGTTGTTCGTAACGACGGTTTAATCCCAGATACAACACCACGCCGCTACATGCCGGTGAGTAGCGATTCGATTTTTCGAAACGCTTCGACTGGTCCGTCCCGTCCAATAATTCACGATACGTTCGTACCGCGTCACAATTGCTAACGACCGCATCGCAAGGCAACAATTCGCCGTTGGCAGTCACAACGCCGGTCACGCGTTTCTCATTCGACTCGATCCGCATCACGTCGACACCGGTTCGGATGTCGACGCCAAGCTCCTCGGCCAGTTTGGCCAGGCCTTCGGGTACCGCTCGGGTGCCTCCGACGGGATACCAGATACCTTCTTCGGTTTGCATGTGGGCGATGCTGCACAAGACCGCCGGAGACGCGTAAGGCGATGACCCGACGTACTGCGTGAAGTGATCCATCATTTGAGATACACGTCCGTCGGGTACGTGCGATCGCACAACGCTGGCGACGCTCTTGCCCATTCGCAGCGACAAAACATCCTTCAGCACGCTCAATGAAAACGCGCCACCGACATCCATCGTGTCCGCCAGTCCGCCGACCGATCGCCAAAAGAAGAAACGGTCGGAGACCTCATGCAAATGCTTGCTCAAACCGATAAAGCGTTCGTAACCGGCGCCGTTGATGTCGCCGCCGGTGAACTCGGCAAGGTGCCGCTTCATCTGTTCGACATCGCTGACTAAATCTAACACGCTGTTTTCGTTGCCCAGGTTTCCCTTGCCGTCGCTTTCATAAAAGCAACGCCACTGTGGATCGAGCGGCAGGATTTCAACGTAGTCTTCCATGTTGCGGCCGGCTTCGTCAAAAACGCGTTTCAAAACGCTTGGGACGGTCAAAATGGTCGGCCCCATGTCGAACCGGTATCCTTCGGCGACATGCTGGGCGGCTTTACCGCCGACCCAATCGTTCTTGTCCAACAGCGTGACGTTGTGACCACGGGCGGCCAAGACACAGGCACTGGACAATCCTGCCAGTCCGGCGCCAACGACAATGACATTTTTCCGGTCCGAATCCGCCGCGATCATGTTATGAATTCCTGTTTCGATGAAGGTCGCTGTATTCTTTCCGAGCGACAAGTGCGACCGAACCCGACTATGACGAGTCGTCCTCGTCAGCCTTTGTTTTGACGCTCGCCTGCATCAGCTTCAAGCCCGCCACTCGTTTTTGTAAGCCTCGGCCATGCAAAAATGTCATCAATCCCTGTAGCAAGCCTCGATCACGCGGTGTTCTGCGATCCAGGTGAGGTGTCATTCGACCACGGCGCGAACTCACTACGCGGATTGTCGTCATCGCCAGCAGTCCTTCGCGGCCCCGGGTCACCCCGAATCCACTTTTACCGCGACCACCGAACGGCAATCGTGGATCCGCCGTCGGTGCGATCAGGTCGTTGATCACCACCGTGCCGACGCGCAGCCGTTCGGCGATCGAGCGGGCTCGTTTTTCCGAGCCAAAAACGCTTGCCGCTAAGCGGTAATCACATTTGTTGACGACATCGATCATTGCTTCCACCCGATCGACTTCGATCACCGAAATCACCGGTGCGAAGATATCAGCGTTGGCGATCGGATCGCTCGGTTTGACATCGGTCAATACCAGCGGCGCGATCCGACCGGTAGTGCGCAGTTTTTGTTCGTCGTAAAGACATCTTGTTTCGTCTGCGCCACGGCGCAAGGCCGAAGCAAGGTTGTCGGCCAGGCTTCCGCGAGCCGCGGGATGGACGACGACTTCTGAGGCATCCTTCAGTTCTTCAGTGAGGGCGCCCACGACCTTGTCACGATCTTTTTTCAAAACAAGCAAACGTCGCGGGCCGATGCACGTTGCGCCG encodes the following:
- a CDS encoding phytoene desaturase family protein, which encodes MIAADSDRKNVIVVGAGLAGLSSACVLAARGHNVTLLDKNDWVGGKAAQHVAEGYRFDMGPTILTVPSVLKRVFDEAGRNMEDYVEILPLDPQWRCFYESDGKGNLGNENSVLDLVSDVEQMKRHLAEFTGGDINGAGYERFIGLSKHLHEVSDRFFFWRSVGGLADTMDVGGAFSLSVLKDVLSLRMGKSVASVVRSHVPDGRVSQMMDHFTQYVGSSPYASPAVLCSIAHMQTEEGIWYPVGGTRAVPEGLAKLAEELGVDIRTGVDVMRIESNEKRVTGVVTANGELLPCDAVVSNCDAVRTYRELLDGTDQSKRFEKSNRYSPACSGVVLYLGLNRRYEQLLHHNFVFSKDPEKEFEYIYDRGEPAPDPTAYVCAPAISEPDVAPEGCEALYILVHTPYLREHHDWKKMLPEYREVILDKLESCAGTKGIRDAIVYEASLTPEGIHNRYRVLNGAIYGLASHGKFTGAFKPGNRRKDLEGLYLAGGAAHPGPGMPMVMMSGWIAADSLDQDARGGKLTGARS
- a CDS encoding aldehyde dehydrogenase family protein, whose protein sequence is MIQDDTLRQRCRRIASIAPIIVERCDEFVDACSSDWRVDPVETITGELLPFCSSLRWLGKHGGKVLRSRSAGRLGRPLWLSGVTSVIERVPHGDVLVLGTWNYPVLLPGVQIAQALAAGNTVQFKPAAGTERSAEILVDCFRDVGFDQSKLRLLGSDVESATGAIDAGVDLIVLTGSAATGQNVLARSSSTLAASIMELSGCDAVLAIPGCDTGRLVKAIRFGLTFNGGATCIGPRRLLVLKKDRDKVVGALTEELKDASEVVVHPAARGSLADNLASALRRGADETRCLYDEQKLRTTGRIAPLVLTDVKPSDPIANADIFAPVISVIEVDRVEAMIDVVNKCDYRLAASVFGSEKRARSIAERLRVGTVVINDLIAPTADPRLPFGGRGKSGFGVTRGREGLLAMTTIRVVSSRRGRMTPHLDRRTPRDRGLLQGLMTFLHGRGLQKRVAGLKLMQASVKTKADEDDSS